Proteins encoded together in one Coffea arabica cultivar ET-39 chromosome 2c, Coffea Arabica ET-39 HiFi, whole genome shotgun sequence window:
- the LOC113724509 gene encoding protein IQ-DOMAIN 19-like, producing the protein MGKAGKWIRNFLLGKREEKDKHKKRVNSVATEVSNLGSPTAILSVTKEKRRWSFKKSTTTEKDTRRNLSFDSISTPHLGKQALEEHEIEQIRFKAILVATSKQVNGTMPVVTTPVSQAIGPLKDAAAIKIQAAFRSYLARKALCALRGLVKLQALVRGHLVRKQTTAVLRSMHALMTIQVRGRYGRVRMVEARAEIATKRSGHGESARNSTDRKDVNAHETRPLDYSQAERKELGVITTYHSGRFPINIQEDQPDQTCCSPSTTVTETSSTNLSTTKQIKLQASTAPHSHENRGYMSNTTSSKAKARSHSEPKQRPKKWRPVQKNKQSTSVQGVNVVPEVQEQCTPSPSEFNEQENQIPWFIKLYRSAKQVNGSHADHSSVATCNSNFEKTSNPFEVCSRYLANNTSRG; encoded by the exons ATGGGTAAAGCAGGAAAATGGATCCGGAACTTTTTGTTAGGCAAAAGGGAGGAGAAAGATAAGCacaagaaaagagtgaattcaGTTGCCACAGAGGTCAGCAATTTAGGAAGTCCAACAGCAATCTTATCAGTTACAAAAGAGAAGAGGAGATGGAGCTTCAAGAAATCCACCACCACAGAAAAAGACACTCGTCGCAATCTGTCATTTGACTCAATCTCTACTCCCCACCTGGGAAAACAGGCCCTAGAGgagcatgaaattgagcaaattCGTTTTAAGGCAATCCTAGTAGCAACTAGCAAGCAAGTCAATGGAACAATGCCGGTTGTCACAACTCCTGTTTCACAAGCTATAGGGCCCCTCAAAGATGCTGCTGCCATCAAAATTCAGGCTGCATTTCGTTCTTATTTG GCAAGAAAAGCATTGTGTGCTTTACGGGGACTGGTGAAATTACAAGCATTGGTAAGGGGTCACCTGGTCAGAAAACAAACAACTGCAGTTCTGAGGAGCATGCACGCTTTGATGACTATCCAAGTTAGAGGTCGGTATGGGAGAGTTCGGATGGTTGAGGCCAGAGCAGAGATTGCAACAAAAAGATCAGGTCATGGAGAATCAGCTCGAAATAGTACA GATAGAAAGGATGTTAATGCTCATGAGACGAGGCCCTTAGATTATTCACAAGCTGAAAGAAAGGAACTTGGAGTCATCACCACATATCACTCTGGTCGGTTTCCAATAAACATACAAGAGGATCAGCCTGACCAGACATGTTGTAGTCCATCAACAACAGTGACTGAAACGAGCTCCACCAATCTGTCCacaacaaaacaaataaaactgcAGGCATCCACTGCTCCACATTCTCATGAAAATCGAGGTTACATGTCCAACACAACATCTTCAAAGGCAAAAGCAAGGTCACACAGTGAACCAAAGCAAAGGCCAAAAAAATGGCGCCCCGTACAAAAAAACAAGCAGTCAACATCAGTCCAAGGTGTAAACGTCGTTCCTGAAGTTCAGGAGCAATGTACGCCTTCACCTTCAGAATTCAATGAGCAAGAAAATCAGATTCCATGGTTCATCAAGCTTTATCGATCTGCAAAGCAAGTAAACGGTAGTCATGCAGATCATTCGAGTGTAGCAACTTGCAATTCCAACTTTGAGAAGACTTCAAATCCATTTGAGGTATGTTCTAGGTATTTGGCTAATAATACTTCCAGGGGCTAG
- the LOC113723549 gene encoding uncharacterized protein, whose translation MALSWFKISLAMVMILLPIATRGDDPLTPILNDICKEVECGKGTCQASLGYPFNFKCICDNGWRRTRLDNEETLEFLPCVIPNCSLDYSCMPAPAPLPSIPYNNSFFDPCYWIYCGGGTCIKDATYTHKCQCNSGYSNLNDIPVFPCFNQCAVGSDCSRLGVKLSSSTSSRNNDDSPATSILPWKFQWMGILLISGAILLWK comes from the exons ATGGCTCTTTCCTGGTTCAAAATTTCTCTTGCCATGGTAATGATTCTTCTACCAATTGCCACAAGAGGAGATGATCCTTTGACTCCTATTTTGA ACGATATATGTAAAGAAGTGGAGTGTGGGAAAGGAACTTGCCAAGCATCTTTAGGCTACCCATTCAACTTCAAATGCATTTGCGACAATGGTTGGAGGCGAACACGTTTAGATAACGAAGAAACTTTAGAGTTTCTGCCCTGTGTAATTCCAAATT GCTCTCTTGACTATTCTTGCATGCCAGCTCCTGCTCCTCTTCCATCAATTCCATACAATAACTCTTTCTTCGACC CCTGCTACTGGATTTACTGCGGTGGAGGAACATGCATAAAGGATGCAACATATACACACAAATGTCAGTGCAATAGTGGTTACTCTAATCTCAACGACATCCCAGTTTTTCCATGCTTTAATCAAT GTGCCGTCGGGTCTGATTGTTCAAGGCTGGGAGTTAAGCTTTCATCATCAACTTCATCTCGAAATAATGATGACAGCCCTG ctaCATCAATTTTACCATGGAAGTTTCAATGGATGGGAATCTTGCTGATATCTGGTGCTATACTACTCTGGAAATAG